The genomic window ACAGGCAGGCATTTTAGCAAGTGCTGACAAACCTCCAGCTGTCCCCATGAGTTTGGCTGCAACAGCACTCCCAACAATGGCGGAAAGATTAGGAGCAATAGAACCCATCTTACTTTCAACAAACTCAAGGACCTTCTTTCTTGCGGAATCAAGATCTAAATCCCGATCACAAGCCTCTAACACCTTTTGCTAAACATCCTCTGGCAGTGCACTCCCTTTCGTAGTTGAAGCAGTAACTGAAATAGCCATGATAATAGCTGGAGTAAGATCAAGGCCAGCAAAATCAACAAGAGTCAAATCCGTCTCATTGCCAATCTTCTTGACAACACATGCATAGTCAATAGGGTGATGAACCAACGACTCAAGCTCTTGAAACCTAAGCTTGTACTTTTCTTTGATAAAGTTGTGGACAATAACGATTTCATCCTCAATATCAACCGAAAGCTTATTACAATCCACAATAAGCTTATACTCATGATCATCAGAATCTTTCCCAAGAGCCTCCTCTACTTTGTGCATAATATCATCATATCTCTGAGTCTTCTGAAGCTTAGAAACACTATCGAGATCATCATAGTTAAGTGTCTCTAAATCCGCCATATCCATATccacatcttcttcctcctttccAACATCACCATGATTCTCGTCCAATTCTGCTTCATTCTCAGATAACTCGTCAAGGTCAGCAAGGAAAGAATCTTCAAGAGTTGCCATATCTTTCTACTTGGAACACAAACGCTTCAGTGATTCTCTTGACGAATCCAAATGAGAAATCAATCGATTAGATTCGAGAAGATAATTGAAGAGCAGCGACCGACTACTATTTATAAACTCTCTCATGTGTTTAGGTttcaagtttccttttttcacaTGTGTTTGGGATTCAAATTtcctttaaacaaaaaaagttaactcgtgttaatttccttttttcactTGTCGGTTTATTTGACAACTACTAAACcatcaaaaactaattaaacaaatttaaattttagttactTAACCGTCACGTAGCATCCTCTGTTCGCCATTTATTGAATTCTAGTTTCTCCGCGTAAAGGATTTGATTGTGgttgtaactttttttctttgtagataGTGTTAGgctttgatcatcttctttaatGGGCGTATAGAACGTAAGTGtaataatagtttttgttcattgttttcttctgcaaTTTTCTCAAGCATTCATTATCACATCATGAAGAGAGGATTAATTGATGACTCATATCATTAAGAATGAAATGATCAGATATTTTTCAAGTACTTCAACTAATTAATGCTGATTTACATAGATACTATATCGCCTCTACTTCTGATCACTAAAGATCAGAAGAccaaaaagaagcaaagtttaaatctttttcttaGATATTAAGCTTTCATAAGATTAGAATTTAGAAACCATTGAGACAAGACCAACAAGAGTTTGTGAGTACCGCTGTCAATGTTCTCGTGGGAATTAGATTGCAAGGAAGAGCAGAGTCTGTTGAATCACCTTCAAGATCATTTGAACATGGAGAAGACTCTGAGCCATGGATCGCCACAGTAACCTCTTTCCCTCCACAGGAATTTGTTGAGCTCTTTAAAAGTGCAAAGGATGTAGACGTTGTCCTCGAGCAAGGGCTTTGACTAGTAGTTGATTCATCTAATAGAGCAATATTTCTGAAAGCAATTCACCAATCTCATACATTTTCCCTCTAACATGAACAATTGGTAAATTTGCATATTACTCCAAGACAAGTTTCAAGGTTATAAGGTTCCACATAAGTCACAGTGCTCAAAAGTTGCTTGTCCTTGAGAATCTGTTCAACTCGAAGACTAACAAAGATCCCAAAATCTACTGATCAAAAGTTGCTTGCCCTTTGGGGTCTTCGCTCTTTTATGCCCTACCACAGTCTCCATCcgattcctctgtttcttcctctGATACTAAGATGTAAGATGCAAACTTCTTCACTCCTGTAGGACTAACACCATCCACATTGTGAAGACCTTGAGGAACGCTTAAAACACACATGAAGAACAAGACAATCCTTTATCCAaggaacaaacaaaacaatatgcCACTTGACACTCAGGTCAGCTTCCAGTTCCACGTAAGACCTTCCTTTGCAGCCAGAGACTTTCGGGCAATAACAAAGAAGGAGAGTTATCAACGCGCTAACAGGGGCGCGTGGGTTTCAGATCCTCTCTCGTCGTACCACCAAGGTCCACCATTAGCATCTCCACCGTACAAAACGTATAAGCTCCGATTAGATTCACCGAATCACACaatcttcaaaatctcttcCTTCCATGATTCCGTTATCGTAAAGATTTGTCCTTTATCcaaattttaggattttgaattcttcttctttccgaTTACCGGATTCCAATGGCGCCTTTTGTTGAAGTCTGTAGGTATAAGCCATTACCGCTTTCATTGAGCTCTCTCTGTACATGCCCTTGCCGTTCCTCTCCAAGGAAATATCTAATTCTTCCTCAATTCTCTGAAAAGTACCCGAAACCATTGTTGTCTCATTCTCGCTTTACTCCGATTTCTGTTAACCGGAGAGTTATCACGGCCGTTGCTCGAGctgaatcaaatcaaattggtGACGATGCCAACTCAAAGGAGGTAACTTTACTCCTCTTTCTCTTGATGTGTTAGCTTAGTAGTACGAATAATCGTTCTTGTGGATTGCTATGTGATGCTGAGAAACTTATCATGGCATTGCTGTAACTATTGTCTGTTTAGGAACACAACATAGATCAAGAATTGcaaaatgttgaagaagattcgAGTTTAGATGATCAGAAGCAAAAATCTAGAAGCCAGTTTAAGAAAAGAGTAACTTTCGGTCTAGGAATTGGATTGTCTGTAGGAGGTATTGTATTAGCTGGAGGATGGGTATTCACAGTAGCAGTAGCAGCTGCGGTTCTTCTAAGTGCCCGGGAATATTTCGAGCTGGTGAGAAGTAAAGGAATTGCTCAAGGAATGACACCTCCTCCACGATATCTTTCTAGAGTCTGCTCCATTATCTGTGCTCTTATGCCCATACTTACATTGTGAGTAGTTTCAGTCAGTAAACACCGCAAAAGCCTGTGATCTTTTCTCTTGTTCTGAATAAaggttttatcttttttgtaGGTATTTTGGTCATATAGATATCTCGATAACTTCAGCGGCGTTTGTTGTTGCAATGGCATTGTTGTTACAGAGAGGAAACCCGCGTTTTTCTCAGCTGAGTAGTACGATGTTTGGCCTGTTTTACTGTGGATATCTTCCTTGTTTCTGGGTTAAGCTACGTTGTGGTCTTACTGCTCCAGTTCTAAACACCGGCAAGCACTCCCTTATTATTATCTTTCCTAGCTTTGATCCGTAAAGTAATCAAAGCCAAGTCTCCTGAGCAGTTTAATTACTTATAGGAATTGGGAGAAGCTGGCCTACTATCCTCGGCGGCCAAGCACAT from Arabidopsis thaliana chromosome 3, partial sequence includes these protein-coding regions:
- the CDS5 gene encoding cytidinediphosphate diacylglycerol synthase 5 (cytidinediphosphate diacylglycerol synthase 5 (CDS5); FUNCTIONS IN: phosphatidate cytidylyltransferase activity; INVOLVED IN: phospholipid biosynthetic process; LOCATED IN: chloroplast, plastid, membrane, chloroplast envelope; EXPRESSED IN: 19 plant structures; EXPRESSED DURING: 13 growth stages; CONTAINS InterPro DOMAIN/s: Phosphatidate cytidylyltransferase (InterPro:IPR000374); BEST Arabidopsis thaliana protein match is: cytidinediphosphate diacylglycerol synthase 4 (TAIR:AT2G45150.1); Has 7499 Blast hits to 7495 proteins in 2619 species: Archae - 0; Bacteria - 5196; Metazoa - 180; Fungi - 139; Plants - 139; Viruses - 0; Other Eukaryotes - 1845 (source: NCBI BLink).); protein product: MAPFVEVCRYKPLPLSLSSLCTCPCRSSPRKYLILPQFSEKYPKPLLSHSRFTPISVNRRVITAVARAESNQIGDDANSKEEHNIDQELQNVEEDSSLDDQKQKSRSQFKKRVTFGLGIGLSVGGIVLAGGWVFTVAVAAAVLLSAREYFELVRSKGIAQGMTPPPRYLSRVCSIICALMPILTLYFGHIDISITSAAFVVAMALLLQRGNPRFSQLSSTMFGLFYCGYLPCFWVKLRCGLTAPVLNTGIGRSWPTILGGQAHWTVGLVAILISFCGIIASDTFAFLGGKAFGRTPLISISPKKTWEGAFAGLVGCISITILLSKSLSWPQSLVSTIAFGVLNFFGSVFGDLTESMIKRDAGVKDSGSLIPGHGGILDRVDSYIFTGALAYSFVRLHGV
- the CDS5 gene encoding cytidinediphosphate diacylglycerol synthase 5; amino-acid sequence: MAPFVEVCRYKPLPLSLSSLCTCPCRSSPRKYLILPQFSEKYPKPLLSHSRFTPISVNRRVITAVARAESNQIGDDANSKEEHNIDQELQNVEEDSSLDDQKQKSRSQFKKRVTFGLGIGLSVGGIVLAGGWVFTVAVAAAVLLSAREYFELVRSKGIAQGMTPPPRYLSRVCSIICALMPILTLYFGHIDISITSAAFVVAMALLLQRGNPRFSQLSSTMFGLFYCGYLPCFWVKLRCGLTAPVLNTGIGRSWPTILGGQAHWTVGLVAILISFCGIIASDTFAFLGGKAFGRTPLISISPKKTWEGAFAGLVGCISITILLSKSLSWPQSLVRYSNPIEFLESIMSLF